The genomic window tatgctttgggggtgtttttctgctaaggggacaggacaacttcaccgcatcaaagggacgatgaacggggcgatttaccgtcaaatcttgggtgagaacctccttctctcagccagggcattgaaaatgggtcgtggatgggtattccagcatgacaatgacccaaaacacatggccaaggcaacaaaggagtggctcaagaagaagcacattaaggtcctggagtggcctagccagtctccagaccttaatcccatagaaaatctgtggagggagctgaaggttccagttgccaaacgtcaggctcgaaaccttaatgacttggagaagatctgcaaagaggagtgggacaaaatccctcctgtgatgtttgcaaacctggtggccaactacaagaaacgtctgacctctgtgattgccaacaagggttttaccaccaagtactaagtcatgttttgcagaggggtcaaatacttatttccctcattaaaatgcaaatcaatttataacatttttgacatgcgtttttcagtattttttttgttgatattctgtctctcactgttcaaataaacctaccattaaaattatagactgatcatgtctttgtcagtgggcaaacgtacaaaatcagcaggggatcaaatacttttttccctcactgtatattatacCTGACTATACTATACCTTACTATATTATACCTTACTATATTATACCTTACTATACTATACCTTACTATATTATACCTTACTATTCTATACCTTACTCTACTGTACCACAACACCACCTTACCCTGTTGGAGGGTAAGGTGGTGTTGTGATGTAGGTATTGGAGGGTAAGCTGGTGTTGTGGTGTAGGTGTTGGAGGGTAAGGTGGTGTTGGAGGGTAAGCTGGTGTTGTGATGTAGGTATTGGAAAGgttaggtggtgttgtggtgtaggTAGGGGTTGGAAGgttaggtggtgttgtggtgtaggTAGGGGTTGGAAGGTAAGGTGGTGTAGGCGTTGGAGGGtaaggtggtgttgtggtgtagaTGTTGGAGGGtaaggtggtgttgtggtgtaggGGTTGGAGGGTAAGGTGGTGTTGTGGCGTAGGTGTTGGAGGGTAAGGTGTTGTTGTAGTGTAGGTGTTGGAGGGttaggtggtgttatggtgtaggtGTTGGAGGGTAAGGTGGTGTTGTGGAGTAGGCGTTGGAGGGtaaggtggtgttgtggtgtaggGTTTGGAGGGTTAGGTGGTGTTGGAGGGTTAGGTGgtggtggtagggtggtagggtggtgggttaggtggtggtggcagggtggtggtggtagggTGGAGTTGGAGggttaggtggtggtggtgggttagGTGATGGTGGTAGAGTGGTGTTGGTAggttaggtggtggtggtgggttagGTGGTGGTAGGACTTACAGAAGCAGAGGAACAGGGTATCAATACACATGCTGTAGACACTGAAGAAGCCCTGAGCGATGAGGTAGGCTCCCGCCATCACTGTCTGCAGAGCAACATTACCACAACATAACTGCATGCGTTATAACGGTACCAATCCATACAATgctgacattttttacatttacatttttagtcatttagcagacgctcttatccagagcgacttacagttagtgagtgcatacagttttttaaaagttttttttaatggttttttttcatactgtccccctgtgggaatcgaacccacaaccctggcgttgcaaacaccatgctctaccaactgagctacatccctgccggccattccctcccctaccctggatgacactgggccaattgtgcgccgccccatgggtctcccggtcgcggctggctacgacagagcctggatacatacagtacatgtaccTTTAGAAATACTGCCTTACTAATCTCATATCAAAGGAGGTTCGACAAAGTTCAACAGTGAACAAACCGAAATGAAAACGCATACGTCAGCCATTTTCATTATCTCATTTCTAAACGCATTTCAAACCTGCGTACAACGTCTAAtgaagggtttcccaaactcggtcctcgggaccccaaggggtgcatgttttggatattgacctagcactacacagttgattcaaataatcaactaatcatcaagctttgatcatttgaatcagctatgTAGTGTTGGGGCAAAAAACTAAATTTGCACCCCTAGGGGCACTGAGGACCAAGTTTGGAAAACGCTGGTCtcatctttttatttttattttatttcacctttatttaactaggcactGTTAAATGTCAATGTGTTCATTGAGACAGAATGTCAGTGAAGGACTGGGAGTGTTCAGTGTTTGGCAACAACACTGTTGCATGGACGTACCACGATGGGAACCCAGTAATAGTTGAGCATCTCAGCCTGGAACGTGTTGCCAGGCAGGCGGATTTgtccagagaagaagaagaaagccAGCCCACCTGATAAAACAGAGACAGGTCAGGTCAGCCATTAGATCATTATATTAGTCATACTTCATTAGCGAAGGAAAATAAGATGCTGATAATAAACACAACCACTGAAGATAAAATGGCAAATGCCATAGTTATAGTAATATGCTGATACTATTTAATGTGTATGAAGATTCTAATAATATGAGAAGTGCAGTCTTTCATACAAAATCTATTAAACACAGTATCATTTAGCCTGAAATCCAGTCAGTTTGTGCTTATATTAACATGTTTGGTATGACAAGGATTGGCAAGTAGTGGAATGTTGGCAGAAACAGACTGGATTTCAGGCTGGTACTCATACTTAAAGTTTAAACAAATTTGAGTTAACGTAAACTTCTCTTACCAACTGATGCCACCACTAGTAGTTTGCCAAAGAATAGGAGCATGTCTGTCACTCTGTCCAGTAGCACCACCCTGGGGACAATGAGTGGATTACACATTTAAGAATCGACAATGTGGTAGCATCTTACATAGAAACCAATATCAACGTCTTTGACTATATTGGAAGTAAACtaaaaaaaaaacgttaaaaAAGAGAGAGCAGGAAACAAAGCGCAGAAAATCAACCGACCAAATAAACCCAGTCTTACCGTCCGATGTTCCTCATCAACAGACTGTATGCATTTTTGGCTGACACACAGAAGCTCTCCCCATAGATGGCAATCTATCAATCATTCAGAATGATGCAAGACATTACTGACAAGTATGAACTGCATTTTCATTTACCAAGAATAAATGACCAACAGAGCAAGAAGAGGTACATGGATGCTAATGGCTGCTAAAAGGAATGccagacagtgacagacagtcATGTGACTGACCATGATGTAAGCGTTCCTGTTAAGGACCTTCAGGAAGTATTCCAGACACCAGAAGCAGCATCTGAGACAGTTGAACAGGAACCGACCAAAGGCACTCTGAGAACCTGGAGACACATTACAACATGGGATTCCCTTTAGTCAATGACTGGGGAATCATACAGTCACATCAACAGGAGATTCCCTTCAGTCAATGACTCATAAAACTACATAAACACATCTATCTGTGCATACTAGTGGATGACaatgaagctgtgtgtgtgtgtgtgtgtgtgtgtgtgtgtgtgtgtgtgtgtgtgtgtgtgtgtgtgtgtgtgtgtgtgtgtgtgtgtgtgtgtgtgtgtgtgtgtgtgtgtgtgtgtgtgcgtgtggacgtgtgtgtgtggacatgtttaactatagcatagtaaactaacaaaaagttgaccaactggggacattttgtcgGTCCCCAGAAggtaaaatgctatttctagggggtttagggttaaggttagaattagtatTAGGATTAGAATtaagtttaaggttagggttaggagctaggactaggtttagggttaaggttatgtttTCGGGTTAGGATTAAGGGTTAGGGCAAGGGTTAGGGCAAGGGGTTTgggaaaatagtattttgaatgggactgaattgtgtatccccacaaggttagttgtacaagactgtgtgtgtgtgtgtgtgtgtgtgtgtgtgtgtgtgtgtgtgtgtgtgtgtgtgtgtgtgcgtgtggacgtgtgtgtgtggacatgtttaactatagcatagtaaactaacaaaaagttgaccaactggggacattttgtcgGTCCCCAGAAggtaaaatgctatttctagggggtttagggttaaggttagaattagtatTAGGATTAGAATtaagtttaaggttagggttaggagctaggactaggtttagggttaaggttatgtttTCGGGTTAGGATTAAGGGTTAGGGCAAGGGTTAGGGCAAGGGGTTTGGGAAAATagtacgtgcgtgcgtgcgtgcgtgcgtgcgtgcgtgcgtgcgtgtgtgtgtgtgtgcgtgcgtgcgtgcgtgtagcCTTACCCCTGGTCTTATGGTCCAGGTACTCCAGCACCAGCCTGACTAGCTGGAAGCAGGTGAGGAGGAGGGCTCCAAATGCCAGAGAGCCCACGTGGTACCTTCCAGGAATGGAAGAAATAAACCCATTTCATATTGAACTCCACATGAACACACAAACAGAATCCAATGTCTGCTACTGAAATACACCACACTAGACACAAAGTCTAAAAAGAGATTACTTTAAATATCTCTTCACATTGACCCATCATTATACTTATACATTATCTACTACAACTAATGCTCTCATATTCAAGATAGGTAAGCTTTCTGGCTTAAGGCACAATCCTATGTCCCCAACCACAGAAACCCTGTGTCCCTCATGTCTTACTGTAGAGTGCGTATGAAGCACTGGGACAGGGCGAAGGGTGAGATTTCTGCAGGCTTGCTGAAGGCCCAGTAGTAAGAAGCGAAGGTCCCAGCCAGGGTACACTGGCCCAGGGCGATGACAAAGTTAACACACCACAGGAAGGCAAAGACGTTGTAGACCTGCAGGTAAACCAGGTTCTGCTGGAACAGGCCTGCGTCATCGTACTTGAAGAAGATGCAGCGCACCGACGGGCAGTATGGGTAGGCAGAGGAGTTGAACGTCTGGgtagggagaggacaggagaggaggaaaaAATATAAGACAAGTGGGAGGCAGTGTTTACCATAGTTTACGTAATTACAAGGTGGGGTGCAAACATGAGGTTCTGACATCAGAATAATTTGTCAATTGAAACCAATAGAAGCCAAGCCATCTACCTGTGGCTTGCAGGTCTCAGAGCCGTTGATGAGGCTACACATAGCCACAGAGGGGTCGCTAAGAGACACCACTCTGTAGAGAGGGGCCCCTGATGTGACCAAGTATCTGTGGGGAGCCTCGAGTCAAGGACCCAACCAAACTAAAGGCTAAAACCAGGGGTTGAAAACAacattattttccaatcgtttcgttctgaacagaaccattatttttttTTGTTCTGTTACACTGTTCCGACAAGGAAACCGGTTcgaaacaaaaaaaagtaattgtttatatcgttcctttctgtttctttttaaacctctgaaatctttttttacatttagctcgacTTTACATTACTTCACCAATTAgtgtggatagagcagcttgttatggagcgggcaagctatttacatgcattggacagacaagtgtatgGCACGAGACTCGACTGAAATTTtgcgggtggggagagagcgagagagggtggaggaggaggcttgaagcgctgggcatctttttatgacatgcattatctgaattaggcccacagaattatacctacggaggagcagcttctatgaaggaactttgaatgtctttgaacttcagagagttggcttaacgttggaccacaagcttgtgtgtgcagtgGCACcagtattaaaataaaaacactttttgtacttaataaatccaatgtgaaatgtgataacaatagtatccttaactatgactgaaaaggttaatccattcttctctaattaaaaatctctctcGCTAATTTCTGAATCACTCTTAGTGACTATccttcagagggggaggggcaagtatactacacacacactggtaaagatgttcagctggcaggcagacactggaatacgtttctgagtgacagtgagggctttatataggcgctttgttgcgtttttttgtgggactggaaaaaaatgcCCGGAACCTAAAAGGTCGTTATTAACAGGTTCCcgtgcttttaaaataacggttctgttccggaacagtttAGATGACTTTCGTTCCCGGTTCTCATTCTATTGTCGTTCTTTTCCGGTTTTCTGTCCTGTTCCAAACCCTGGCTAAAACACACATGACAAAataagcagtaaaaataacagtttAGCTTATGCATTAGAAAGCATTGGAAATGGAAACCCCATGTATGAAGGGCCAAAGGATACAGGGAGGTCATTCCCCAGTAGGCAACACACACCACCAGCAGAACAAAGGTAAACAGAGGGTAGAGCAGGGTGGACATCAGGTAACCCACCACCCtgcagacagaacacacacattaCACCTCATTTCATACAGGATAAAACActgataaataaattaaataaatcaaatctaAAGGCAAAGTCCAACCTGCTGGACTCCTCCatgacagcaacagcaacagagagtctcctcctgagacaactAAGCACCAGAATCAAAATGGACTCCCCCACGCAAAGGATGATCACTGAGAAAAGaaatatatagtgtattttatTGAGCTGGCCAGGTTTCCCTTGTAAAAGAGGTATTCTGACCTCAATGGGACATCCTGGATAAaaaaaaaggttaaattaaataaataaaaacatatgcCAGTCTTTGACTACCGAGCACCAAAACAATAtaggccacaggaggttggtggtaccttaattggggaggacgggctcgtggtaatggatggatcaaatacatcaaacacatggtttgcatgtgtttgatgccattccattagctccgttccagccattattatgagccgtcctcccctcagcagcctccactgatacaggTCCAATATACAACCCATAGACGGTACATAATGACCAAACTCACAGAAAGCAAGCCAGGTCTCTCTGACTTGAAGGTAGACTGAGATATTTGTATTGAAGCTTAGATCACTGAACTTCAGTTTGGAGGTGCTGAAATTGTAGTATTCTGAGTAGCAGTGCCATATTCCTGGGAGAGGAGAAGAACCCATATGCAAATTCAGTCATCATTCTAGATTTAACAGAAAACCATATAAGGCTAGTATGTGAGTGTAAAATAGTGATCACTagattttaaaaaatggaaagtgAAAATAGTAAGCAAAGCATTTTGGTCCTTGACTTTCTTGTCTgcatgcacacgcgcacacacacatagacacacacgcgcgcacacacaccaccaccactttaTACCTACATATCATCCACATTTTAATCTAGTCCAGGCCAGGCTGTAGGGCTGTATGAGCCAGACTTACCGTAGCCTCCCACCACCAGAAGTCCCACCATGAGAATCCAGACCAGGACAATGGCCAGGTACCTCAGCAGCAACAGGAACACCACACTGACTACCATAGCTACCGTCAGACCACTGcaaacacagcacacagcacactgTTGAAGAGCAgattgcctcccgagtggcgcagtggtctaaggcactgcatcacagtgctagctgtgccactagagatcctggttcgaatccagactgtcgtagccggccgcgaccgggagacccgtgtaggggagggaatggccggcagggatgtagctcagatggtagagcatggcgtttgcaacgccagggttgtgggttcaattcccacggggggccagtatgaaaaaaaaatatatatatatgcacccactaactgtaagtcgctctggataagagcgtctgctaaatgactaaaatgaaaatgaaatgaaatgagtcATGGTATGGGCATGCAAAACACTCTGATTGACTGGCATTAGTGTTGGTTGGTTGACAAGCAATTGTCCATAGCCACCACCAGACCACTGCAAACACAGGAGACATCCAATGTCTATACTGACATACCACTTCCAATACATGGTCAACACATTGCTTCATACTAAGTGGTAGGACAGTGTGGATATTGGAACAGAGACAGCTCAGGCATGGTATAGGCATACAGTATAAAACACTCCAGTGGACTAGTTGGTGCTGGTTGACTGACAAGATTTAGTGTTAGTTGGTTTACTAGCATTGTTGCCggttggggtggcaggtagcctagcggttaagagcgttgggccagtaaccgaaaggtcgctggttcgaatccagaaGCCGACTAggggaaaaatctgtcggtgtgcccttgagcatggcacttaaccctaattgctcccgtaagtcgctctggataagagcttctgctaaatgatttaaatgttgacAAGCATTTGCATTGGTTAGTTGAAAAGCAATTGCCAGGTTTATAGGTTGGCGGTGAACAAGACTACAGAGCATTGCCTCAGATCTCAAGACAgtatggtggatcagtaaggatatagacactatggtggatcagtaaggatatagacactatggtggatcagtaaggatatagacactatggtggatcagtaaggatatgGTGGATAAGTAAGGatatggtggatcagtaaggatatagacagtatggtggatcagtaaggatatggtggatcagtaaggatatagaCACCATGGTggaacagtaaggagagacactatggtggatcagtaaggatatcgacactatggtggatcagtaaggagAGACACTATGGCGGATCAGTAAGGATATGGTGGGTCAGTAAGGATATAGACACTATGGTAGATCAGTAAGGAGAGACACTATGGTGGTTCAGTAAGGAGagacactatggtggatcagtaaggatatagacactatggtggatcagtaaggatatagactctatggtggatcagtaaggatatggtggatcagtaaggatatggtagatcagtaaggatatagacactatggtggatcagtaaggatatagacactatggtggatcagtaaggatatggtagatcagtaaggatatagacagtatggtggatcagtaaggatatagacactatggtggatcagtaaggatatagacactatggtggatcagtaaggatatagacactatggtggatcagtaaggatatagacactatggtggatcagtaaggatatagacactatggtggatcagtaggatatggtggatcagtaaggatatggtggatcagtaaggatatagacagtatggtggatcagtaaggatatggtggatcagtaaggatatagaCACCATGGTggaacagtaaggagagacactatggtggatcagtaaggatactcgacactatggtggatcagtaaggagAGACACTATGGCGGATCAGTAAGGATATGGTGGGTCAGTAAGGATATAGACACTATGGTAGATCAGTAAGGAGAGACACTATGGTGGTTCAGTAAGGAGagacactatggtggatcagtaaggatatagacactatggtggatcagtaaggatatagactctatggtggatcagtaaggatatggtggatcagtaaggatatggtagatcagtaaggatatatacactatggtggatcagtaaggatatagacactatggtggatcagtaaggatatggtagatcagtaaggatatagacactatggtggatcagtaaggatatagacactatggtggatcagtaaggatatggtagatcagtaaggatatagacactatggtggatcagtaaggatatagacactatggtggatcagtaaggatatggtagatcagtaaggatatagacagtatggtggatcagtaaggatatagacactatggtggatcagtaaggatatagacactatggtggatcagtaaggatatagacactatggtggatcagtaa from Coregonus clupeaformis isolate EN_2021a chromosome 17, ASM2061545v1, whole genome shotgun sequence includes these protein-coding regions:
- the LOC121585712 gene encoding choline transporter-like protein 4, yielding MKMKRDSKKAEEKGYSAPYDPFFSGPVRKRSCTDLICCILFLAVIAGYMVMGVLAWLFGDPRHVLFPRNSTGMFCGAGMNRDQPRMIYVDILKCATTTNVMAAALGGVQCPTTQVCVRKCPSQFWMLSAAAYDPEAKPKDFFHQQYCDHSLNLTTTTWTVQQILDAELCPSFLVPSKSALGRCLPSLHALKSAPSNFTLPGMASVNETVNSIRSAMGSLISGFNRKTIGVRIFEDFASSWYWILLGLTVAMVVSVVFLLLLRYLAIVLVWILMVGLLVVGGYGIWHCYSEYYNFSTSKLKFSDLSFNTNISVYLQVRETWLAFLIILCVGESILILVLSCLRRRLSVAVAVMEESSRVVGYLMSTLLYPLFTFVLLVVCVAYWGMTSLYLVTSGAPLYRVVSLSDPSVAMCSLINGSETCKPQTFNSSAYPYCPSVRCIFFKYDDAGLFQQNLVYLQVYNVFAFLWCVNFVIALGQCTLAGTFASYYWAFSKPAEISPFALSQCFIRTLQYHVGSLAFGALLLTCFQLVRLVLEYLDHKTRGSQSAFGRFLFNCLRCCFWCLEYFLKVLNRNAYIMIAIYGESFCVSAKNAYSLLMRNIGRVVLLDRVTDMLLFFGKLLVVASVGGLAFFFFSGQIRLPGNTFQAEMLNYYWVPIVTVMAGAYLIAQGFFSVYSMCIDTLFLCFLEDLERNDGTMQKPYYMSRNLMRILRKPKPFVTALPE